Within Kutzneria chonburiensis, the genomic segment CGTTGCGCACGTGCAGCACATCAGTGCCGTCGTGTTCGAGCCAGCGCCGCAGCACGTCGAAGTTGACCGCGCCCCGGATGTGTCCCAGATGCGGCGCGCCCTGCACGGTGGCCCCACACTCGTAGATCGACACGGTTCCACTGCGCGCAGGCTGGAACGCCCGCAGACTGCGGGTCGCGGTGTCGTAGAGGTGAAGGCTCACACGCAAATGGTACGCACGACCGCGCGCCCATTACATTCGCCCAGGTCAAAGCCGAGAAGGAACGAAGAGCCCCGGTCAGATGCCGTAAGCGGACAGCGCCGCGAGCAGCGCGTCCGGCCGCTCGGCCGTGGGCAGCGGGTCGACGATGGCCACCGAGCAGCCCAGCGCCGCCGCGCCGCCGTCGGCCTCCTCGCTGTCGCCGACCATCAGCGTCCGGGCCGGCTCGAGGCCCAGCCGCGCGCAGGCGCCGGCGAAGATCTCCGGCTCCGGCTTGACGTGACCCTCCACATAGGACATCACGATCTCGTCGACCAGCTCGGCGATGCCGTGCTTGGACAGCACCGGACGGATGTCCCAGCCGATGTTGCTGACCACGGCGCTGCGCAGTCCGGCGTTGCGCACGGCCCGCAGCGCCGGCAGCACGTCCGGGTACGGCACCCAGTTCTCGGCGTCCAGCATCCGCCGGTAGACGATCTCCGCGGCGCCGGAGGGCAGGCCGGCGGCCCGCAGCGCGGCGGTGTAGACGGTGTGGTGCACATCGGTGTCGAGGTCGCGGCGGTGCCACGCCTCGTGCAGCTCCGGCGGCAGGCCCTCGGAGACGCCGACCGGCGCGGTGAGCCGGCGCATCAGCTCGACCTGGTCGGTGATCTCC encodes:
- a CDS encoding HAD family hydrolase, which encodes MADIQGVLFDFSGTLCRLEFGSGVLDGLMDDAGAPLEITDQVELMRRLTAPVGVSEGLPPELHEAWHRRDLDTDVHHTVYTAALRAAGLPSGAAEIVYRRMLDAENWVPYPDVLPALRAVRNAGLRSAVVSNIGWDIRPVLSKHGIAELVDEIVMSYVEGHVKPEPEIFAGACARLGLEPARTLMVGDSEEADGGAAALGCSVAIVDPLPTAERPDALLAALSAYGI